CAGCAACCTTTGTCGAATTTGACAGTAAAAAAAATCCAAGATGAGGTTGCAAAATACTATCATGTGTCAACAGCTGATCTTATTGGGCCTAAACGACCAAAAGAAATTGCATTTCCAAGACAAATTGCAATGTATTTAATTCGTGAATTGTTGGCACTGAGTCTTCCAGCTATTGGCAATGAGTTTGGTGGACGCGATCATACAACCGTCATGTATGCGCATAAGCAAATAACAGAAAAAATGAAGAATGATATCGATGTACAAAAAGACATTGATGCCATCAAGCGACTGTTTCAATAAAAAGTGACCTGTGGAAAACTTCAAAAGATTTCCTTGAGTTATCCTCTACTTATACACAGTGGAAAACTTAGTAAAGTTCATGTTTTAGCGCTTATCCCCATACTCACAAGACCTACTACTATTACTAATATATTTATATAAATAAATAAAAGGACTATCATGATAAAATTTTCAATTAACAAAGTAGCTTTTCAAAATGCACTCAAAATTACCAAACAAGCGATTGGTTCAAAAGTTACTATTCCTGCTTTAACCAAATTAAAAATTACAGTCACTGCTGAAGGAATTACACTAACTGGATCTAATGGTCAGATTTCGATTGAGAACTTTTTACCTGCCAGTGATAAAGATGCTGGAATGAATATCTCAGGTACGGGCAGTATTTTATTGGAGGCTTCTTTCTTTGAAAGTGTAGTTAGCCAAATGCCAGAACTTACTTTAGAATTTGAAGAATTAGAACAAAAGCAAGTACTACTCACTTCTGGTAAGTCAGAAATCACTTTAAAAGGTCAGGATGCAGAAATTTATCCACGTATTCAAGAAATTTCGCAAGAAAATCCTCTTAAAATTAATGTTGGTTTCCTGAAAGAAATATTTACAGAAACAGTATTTGCTGTAAGTACGCAAGAAAGTCGTCCTATTTTTACTGGGGTACATTTGGTTTTATCAGATAAGAAAAATCTCAAAGCTGTAGCAACTGACTCACACCGCATGAGCCAACGCTTGCTTGCTCTTGAAAACGACGGATCTGACTTTGATGTTGTTCTTCCGAGTAAGTCTATCCAAAGTTTCAAAAATGTCTTTACCAATGATGAGGAAGATTTGGACATTTCCTTGGCGAATAATCAGATTCTCTTCCGTAATGAACGTATCAGCTACTACAGCCGTCTAATTGAAGGTACTTATCCTGATACGAACCGCTTAATTCCTAATGAAGCTGATTATAGCTTAAACCTCGTCTTTGATGTTGCTGCTTTGCGTCGTACAATGGAACGTGCACGTCTCTTATCAAATGCAACAGCAAATGGTACCGTGAAGCTTACTGTTTCAGGAGATTCAGTAATTACAACAGCCAATTCTCCTGAAGTAGGGAGTGTGCATGAAGAGTTAACAGCAATTGAAAAAACAGGTGAGGATATTGCAATCAGCTTTAACCCCCAATATCTGATCGATGCTCTACGTGTCATAAAAGAACCAGAAGTTC
This window of the Lactococcus garvieae subsp. garvieae genome carries:
- the dnaN gene encoding DNA polymerase III subunit beta; protein product: MIKFSINKVAFQNALKITKQAIGSKVTIPALTKLKITVTAEGITLTGSNGQISIENFLPASDKDAGMNISGTGSILLEASFFESVVSQMPELTLEFEELEQKQVLLTSGKSEITLKGQDAEIYPRIQEISQENPLKINVGFLKEIFTETVFAVSTQESRPIFTGVHLVLSDKKNLKAVATDSHRMSQRLLALENDGSDFDVVLPSKSIQSFKNVFTNDEEDLDISLANNQILFRNERISYYSRLIEGTYPDTNRLIPNEADYSLNLVFDVAALRRTMERARLLSNATANGTVKLTVSGDSVITTANSPEVGSVHEELTAIEKTGEDIAISFNPQYLIDALRVIKEPEVRIRFISNVRPFTLLPKNDTDSFVQLITPVRTN